One window from the genome of Aquabacterium sp. A3 encodes:
- a CDS encoding PEP-CTERM sorting domain-containing protein, with amino-acid sequence MKLQYIAAAVALATGMGAANAALERGSNGNGSLIMIAYDNRGGTTTAGVFDLGLSINDLIGATGNGTAIDAASLSETVGTMKWDFINNTITLDGTVTSFGGTNDWTGAWNTLLANSDAADLRFVVTGFDTTGFGTNKRSIVTGVQDPLPSQLFNSTTNASNIQQIAAQNDIFTPQNSRGTHTTVANGAYTFTAADGATTRANGYAMAGDAFGNNWRNFNNLGGETFANMATYLWAVDGTAAERILAYEVTLDVANGVLSAAVPTPAVPEPSTYALVIAGLAVAGIAARRRKA; translated from the coding sequence ATGAAACTGCAATACATCGCTGCCGCAGTGGCCCTGGCCACCGGCATGGGCGCTGCCAACGCTGCCCTGGAGCGCGGCTCCAACGGCAACGGCTCGCTGATCATGATCGCCTACGACAACCGCGGTGGCACCACCACGGCCGGCGTGTTCGATCTGGGCCTGTCGATCAACGACCTGATCGGCGCCACCGGCAACGGCACCGCCATCGACGCTGCCTCGCTGTCGGAAACCGTGGGCACGATGAAGTGGGACTTCATCAACAACACCATCACCCTGGACGGCACCGTCACCAGCTTTGGTGGCACCAACGACTGGACCGGCGCCTGGAACACCCTGCTGGCCAACTCGGACGCCGCTGACCTGCGTTTCGTGGTCACCGGTTTCGACACCACCGGCTTCGGTACCAACAAGCGTTCGATCGTGACGGGTGTGCAAGATCCGCTGCCTTCGCAGCTGTTCAATAGCACCACCAACGCCTCGAACATCCAGCAGATTGCAGCGCAGAACGACATCTTCACGCCGCAAAACAGCCGTGGCACCCACACCACCGTCGCCAACGGCGCCTACACCTTCACGGCTGCCGATGGCGCCACCACCCGTGCCAACGGCTACGCCATGGCTGGTGATGCATTTGGCAACAACTGGCGCAATTTCAACAACCTGGGCGGCGAGACCTTCGCCAACATGGCCACCTACCTGTGGGCCGTGGATGGCACCGCCGCCGAGCGCATCCTGGCCTATGAAGTGACCCTGGACGTGGCCAACGGCGTCCTGAGCGCCGCTGTGCCGACCCCTGCCGTGCCCGAGCCCAGCACCTATGCCCTGGTGATCGCTGGCCTGGCCGTGGCCGGCATCGCCGCCCGCCGCCGCAAGGCCTGA
- a CDS encoding ankyrin repeat domain-containing protein, translated as MAFKPFDDLSCAALRAAFPAALLCLTLSGWSAPAVSQVLPPWRVDTMASRDVNDWLEFAQPALPSSSDRPVDDAEFAAVAKGGPWTPSDWAPLTGEVPALMALARQGDWAGLLQGLARTDAPVNERDRDGATLLTLAARQGQLSVVSELLRRGAQPDQQGLYGLSPLGAAALGGHELVVQALLRAGADPLRWSGAGQAPLHLAARGGHARVMRSLLAGGAELMQFNREGRHALAEAARAGQIEAMAWLLDQAQVPVNAPDLHGLTAVHAAALGRHFEAVQWLQQRGATLQHPLTPVLIERAPDPLPLN; from the coding sequence ATGGCCTTCAAGCCCTTTGACGATCTTTCTTGTGCGGCCTTGCGTGCGGCCTTCCCTGCGGCCTTGTTGTGCCTGACCTTGAGTGGCTGGAGCGCACCTGCGGTGAGCCAGGTGTTGCCACCCTGGCGCGTGGACACCATGGCCAGCCGCGATGTGAACGATTGGCTGGAGTTTGCGCAACCAGCCTTGCCATCGTCCAGCGACCGCCCGGTGGACGACGCCGAGTTTGCGGCCGTGGCCAAGGGTGGGCCTTGGACGCCCTCCGACTGGGCGCCGCTGACCGGCGAGGTGCCCGCATTGATGGCCCTGGCGCGCCAGGGTGACTGGGCAGGCCTGTTGCAAGGCCTGGCCCGCACCGACGCGCCCGTCAACGAGCGCGATCGTGACGGGGCCACCTTGCTGACCCTGGCCGCGCGGCAAGGCCAGTTGAGCGTGGTCAGCGAGTTGCTGCGCCGGGGTGCACAGCCCGATCAGCAGGGCCTGTACGGCTTGAGCCCGCTGGGGGCTGCCGCCCTGGGGGGGCATGAGCTGGTGGTGCAGGCCTTGTTGCGCGCCGGGGCCGACCCATTGCGCTGGAGTGGCGCAGGGCAGGCGCCCTTGCACCTGGCGGCCCGTGGTGGCCATGCGCGCGTGATGCGCAGCCTGCTGGCCGGCGGCGCCGAGCTGATGCAGTTCAACCGCGAAGGGCGCCACGCGCTGGCCGAGGCCGCACGCGCCGGCCAGATCGAGGCCATGGCCTGGCTGCTGGACCAGGCGCAAGTGCCCGTCAACGCGCCGGATTTGCATGGCCTGACGGCGGTGCACGCCGCCGCACTGGGCCGGCATTTTGAGGCCGTGCAATGGCTGCAGCAGCGCGGTGCCACTCTGCAACACCCGCTCACGCCCGTGCTGATCGAGCGTGCCCCCGACCCGCTGCCGCTGAACTGA
- the epsA gene encoding XrtB/PEP-CTERM-associated transcriptional regulator EpsA, whose product MSSTFTDAAHPEGLMRIMEAAPQVCRRHQFFVWTQGDLQRWLPHDLMLCGFYDREAKDLAFDVFNSRPLPEATVAQLQEVPPTWLQPLVTVWDAARQQAMTMSLGSHATQHEVLGALHGAGYSEVLMHGHTRPGRPDELESFFVLARHGQRLSAQHGLALDMLLPCLHTAYQRVCVTERQMVPARAPSPAPAPTPTTARPATPITLREREILMWVRDGLSNHAIGAKLGISALTVKNHVQKILRKLGASNRAQAVAIAMSINAWGDGLGAAPAFRDSQH is encoded by the coding sequence ATGTCATCCACCTTCACCGACGCTGCACACCCAGAAGGCCTGATGCGCATCATGGAGGCCGCCCCGCAGGTGTGTCGCCGGCATCAGTTCTTTGTGTGGACACAAGGCGATCTGCAGCGCTGGTTGCCGCACGACCTGATGCTGTGCGGCTTTTACGACCGCGAGGCCAAAGACCTGGCCTTTGACGTGTTCAACAGCCGGCCCTTGCCGGAGGCCACGGTGGCCCAACTGCAAGAGGTTCCCCCCACCTGGTTGCAGCCCCTGGTGACCGTGTGGGACGCCGCCCGCCAGCAGGCCATGACCATGAGCCTGGGCAGCCACGCTACCCAGCACGAAGTGTTGGGAGCCCTCCATGGCGCAGGCTACAGCGAGGTGCTGATGCATGGCCACACCCGTCCGGGGCGCCCTGACGAGCTGGAGAGCTTCTTTGTGCTGGCCCGGCATGGGCAACGGCTGTCGGCCCAGCATGGCCTGGCGTTGGACATGCTGCTGCCGTGCCTGCACACCGCCTACCAGCGTGTGTGCGTGACGGAGCGGCAAATGGTGCCTGCGCGTGCACCTTCGCCCGCGCCTGCGCCCACCCCAACGACTGCGCGCCCCGCAACGCCCATCACCCTGCGCGAGCGCGAGATCCTGATGTGGGTGCGTGATGGCCTGAGCAACCATGCCATCGGCGCCAAGCTGGGCATCAGCGCCCTGACGGTCAAGAACCACGTGCAAAAGATCCTGCGCAAGCTGGGGGCCTCCAACCGGGCCCAGGCCGTGGCCATCGCCATGAGCATCAATGCCTGGGGCGATGGGCTGGGCGCGGCACCTGCGTTCAGAGACTCCCAACATTGA
- a CDS encoding type II secretion system protein, which translates to MPGLNRRKGFTLIELIVVLAIIGLLASIVAPRYVRTVDNAREATLRTSLNVMRDAIDKYTADRGQYPESLQQLVQAGYLRHIPEDPITGSRDGWQMLPPPADSAIPGGMADVRSGAIGRGQNGVPYGAW; encoded by the coding sequence ATGCCAGGCCTGAATCGCCGCAAAGGCTTCACCCTCATCGAGTTGATCGTGGTGCTGGCCATCATCGGCCTGCTCGCCAGCATCGTGGCGCCACGCTATGTGCGCACGGTGGACAACGCCCGGGAAGCCACCTTGCGCACCTCACTCAATGTGATGCGTGACGCCATCGACAAATACACCGCCGACCGCGGTCAGTACCCCGAATCCTTGCAGCAACTGGTGCAGGCCGGCTACCTGCGCCACATCCCCGAAGACCCCATCACCGGCAGCCGCGATGGCTGGCAGATGCTGCCGCCCCCGGCCGACAGCGCCATCCCTGGCGGCATGGCCGATGTGCGCAGTGGCGCGATCGGTCGGGGGCAGAACGGGGTGCCGTATGGCGCGTGGTGA
- a CDS encoding secretin N-terminal domain-containing protein, whose product MTFKLSTLARRLVSPGHPLLLVAITLSLLGCTTPAIRESQQMAQAGQHEAALAHLNAALQSHPEDSPLRMAWFQQRETTVNELARLVEVARAQGRSDEARVALDRLIALAPQHPRTASLQADVQRQQRVQALIAEAEQAMTRQQWGQAELALRAVLGEAPQQPQARTLLSRIESLREAQTRQQAGVGLKAAQRVITLEFREAPLRTVFEALAKAADVNFVFDKDVRGDSRVTMYLRKTTVDDALRLITSTQQLGHKLLNENTVLVFPNTQQKTRDLLDTVTRTFYLVNADPKQVQQMVRTVAKTRDIYVDERLNLLVVRDTPEVMRLVEQLVQSVDLAEPEVMLELEVMEVSSSKLDQVGLKWPELFNYGVPGSTAPITSSSDLRWYGTNPLAIASLKASTGATNLLANPKIRARNREKAKVLLGEKLPVFTTTSTANVGVSASVSYLDVGLKLEIEPQVQLDNDVTIKVALEVSSITREITGPQGSIAYQVGTRQASTTLRLRDGETQILAGLINDRDIRNAAGLPVLHDLPVAGRLFGSRNDSVERTEIVLLVTPRIVRNLVQPPVAAGLLPSGTEAQPGARPMALSAGVAGMAPGRGGAGARFNPRAVPSTAAADASDGAVVSLSGPEQVMAGNLLQVTVRNNGNDPLDTGLLMDTAVFETPAAGGGARVPVQVPPRGVQSIMLKVKPDAPAMDSALALEDGSAMWRVRIQASEPAQSPDPDANPDANPPADPAAESAASEGR is encoded by the coding sequence ATGACCTTCAAGCTCTCAACCCTTGCACGGCGACTGGTGTCACCAGGCCACCCCCTGCTGCTGGTGGCCATCACGCTCAGCCTGCTGGGGTGCACCACCCCGGCCATCCGCGAGTCGCAGCAGATGGCGCAGGCCGGACAGCACGAGGCCGCGCTGGCGCACCTCAACGCGGCGCTGCAGTCGCACCCCGAGGATTCGCCCCTGCGCATGGCCTGGTTCCAGCAACGCGAAACCACCGTCAATGAACTGGCCCGGCTGGTGGAGGTGGCGCGCGCACAGGGACGCAGCGACGAGGCCCGCGTCGCGCTGGATCGCCTCATCGCCCTGGCGCCGCAGCACCCGCGCACGGCCAGCCTGCAGGCCGACGTTCAGCGCCAGCAGCGTGTGCAAGCCCTGATCGCCGAGGCCGAGCAGGCCATGACCCGTCAGCAATGGGGCCAGGCCGAGCTGGCCCTGCGCGCTGTGCTGGGCGAGGCGCCTCAGCAACCGCAGGCCCGCACCCTGCTCAGCCGCATCGAAAGCCTGCGCGAGGCGCAAACCCGCCAGCAAGCCGGTGTGGGCCTCAAGGCCGCGCAACGGGTCATCACCTTGGAGTTTCGGGAGGCCCCCTTGCGCACGGTGTTCGAGGCCCTGGCCAAGGCCGCCGACGTGAACTTCGTGTTCGACAAGGATGTGCGTGGCGACAGCCGCGTGACCATGTACCTGCGCAAGACCACGGTGGACGACGCCTTGCGCCTGATCACCAGCACCCAGCAACTGGGCCACAAGCTGCTCAACGAGAACACCGTGCTGGTGTTTCCCAACACGCAGCAGAAGACGCGCGACCTGCTCGACACCGTCACCCGCACGTTCTACCTGGTCAATGCCGACCCCAAGCAGGTGCAACAAATGGTGCGCACCGTGGCCAAGACGCGAGACATCTATGTGGATGAGCGCCTCAACCTGCTGGTGGTGCGTGACACGCCCGAGGTCATGCGCCTGGTAGAGCAATTGGTGCAAAGCGTGGACCTGGCCGAGCCTGAGGTCATGCTGGAGCTGGAGGTGATGGAGGTCTCGTCCAGCAAGCTCGATCAGGTGGGGCTGAAGTGGCCCGAGCTGTTCAACTACGGCGTGCCGGGCAGCACGGCGCCCATCACGTCCAGCAGCGATCTGCGCTGGTACGGCACCAACCCCCTGGCCATTGCCAGCCTCAAGGCCTCCACCGGCGCCACCAACCTGCTGGCCAACCCCAAGATCCGCGCCCGCAACCGCGAAAAAGCCAAGGTGCTGCTGGGCGAAAAATTACCCGTGTTCACCACCACCTCCACGGCCAACGTGGGCGTGTCGGCCTCTGTCAGTTACCTGGACGTGGGCCTCAAGCTGGAGATCGAACCCCAGGTGCAGCTTGACAACGACGTCACCATCAAGGTGGCGCTGGAGGTCAGCAGCATCACCCGCGAGATCACCGGGCCCCAGGGCTCCATCGCCTACCAGGTGGGCACGCGCCAGGCCAGCACCACTTTGCGGCTGCGCGATGGCGAAACCCAGATCCTGGCCGGGCTCATCAACGACCGCGACATCCGCAATGCGGCCGGGCTGCCCGTGTTGCACGACCTGCCCGTGGCCGGGCGCCTCTTTGGCAGCCGCAACGACAGTGTCGAGCGCACCGAGATCGTCTTGCTGGTCACCCCCCGCATCGTGCGCAACCTGGTGCAGCCACCGGTGGCTGCCGGCCTGCTGCCCTCGGGCACCGAGGCCCAGCCGGGTGCGCGGCCCATGGCCTTGAGCGCTGGCGTGGCCGGCATGGCGCCGGGTCGTGGTGGGGCGGGCGCACGATTCAACCCACGCGCCGTGCCGTCGACCGCTGCGGCCGATGCGTCCGATGGCGCCGTGGTCAGCCTGTCCGGGCCCGAGCAGGTGATGGCGGGCAACCTGCTGCAGGTCACTGTGCGCAACAACGGCAACGATCCGCTGGACACCGGCTTGCTGATGGACACGGCCGTGTTTGAAACGCCAGCCGCTGGTGGTGGGGCGCGTGTGCCGGTGCAGGTGCCACCCCGTGGCGTGCAGTCCATCATGCTCAAGGTCAAGCCCGACGCGCCGGCGATGGACAGCGCACTGGCGCTGGAAGACGGCTCGGCGATGTGGCGGGTGCGCATCCAGGCGAGCGAGCCAGCGCAGTCGCCCGATCCAGATGCCAACCCTGATGCCAACCCTCCTGCCGACCCTGCGGCCGAGTCGGCAGCGTCCGAGGGCCGCTGA
- a CDS encoding type II secretion system protein produces MPAATPTMVSRGFTLIEMVVVVMLVGILASAAMPLASLQHRRAQESELRQNLRTLRTAIDAYKAAWDDGRIEKREGDTGYPPTLRTLVEGVPDISQPAKPRIYFLRRLPRDPLADRTVPAEQTWGLRAYASPPEAPAPGADVFDVYSQAEGMGLDGTPYRQW; encoded by the coding sequence ATGCCTGCCGCCACGCCCACGATGGTGTCTCGGGGCTTCACCCTCATCGAGATGGTGGTGGTGGTGATGCTGGTGGGCATCCTGGCCAGTGCGGCCATGCCCCTGGCCAGCCTGCAGCACCGCCGTGCGCAAGAGTCCGAACTGCGGCAGAACCTGCGAACGCTGCGCACCGCCATCGATGCCTACAAGGCCGCCTGGGACGACGGCCGCATCGAAAAACGGGAAGGCGACACGGGCTATCCGCCCACCTTGCGCACCTTGGTGGAGGGCGTGCCCGACATCAGCCAGCCGGCCAAACCGCGCATCTACTTTTTGCGGCGACTGCCGCGCGACCCGCTGGCCGACCGCACCGTGCCGGCCGAACAAACCTGGGGCCTGCGCGCCTACGCCAGCCCACCCGAGGCGCCCGCACCCGGGGCCGATGTGTTTGACGTGTACTCGCAGGCCGAAGGCATGGGCCTGGACGGCACGCCTTACCGCCAGTGGTGA